The nucleotide window ATAGACGATTCTTTTTAAGGTTTTTACCGATACATAGCCCGTGACCAATAAAATATCCGCCTGACGCGGGGTTGCCATCGGGCTGATCCCGAAACGCTCCATATCGAAACGGCTGGTCATCGTCGGGGGAAGCTCCACCGCGCCGCATCCGGTACAGTAGTACAGCATCCAGAGACTGCGGCTGCGGAAAAAGTTCAGCACCCGTTCGAATTTCCCATCTATGATTTCTTCCCTGCTGATTTTCAGCATTATTTCCTCCCGATGATCATGTTGATCACGAGCTGGACGAGCGCGAGCGAACCGGCGGAAATCCACAGGAACTTGGTCGCCTGCTCCACACGGTAACGCGCCCAAAGCTCGCTGAGCGACGACATGACGATATATACTGCGGCCTGTTTCGCGATAAACTCGAGGAAATTCGACCCGCCGCCGAGGAACAACAGTACGAACAGTCCTGTCTCGACAAATATCGCGGTAGCGTGCTGGAGGAACGCGAGGCCGAGAAATTTCCCGGACAGTTCGACCATCGGCCCGGACGCGATTTCCGACGGGGCGATCATCGTATCGAACGGTTTCTTACCGAGCATGCCCATCAGCGCGATCAGCGCCGCAACGAACCCGAACGGCATCGTCGCCATGTGCCAGTTCGCGAACCCGCCCGCCTGCGCCGCCTGGAGCGACACGAGGCTGGTGCTGGAATAGGCCGCGATAAACGACAGCACGATGGTCGCGAACGG belongs to Brevinematales bacterium and includes:
- a CDS encoding NADH-quinone oxidoreductase subunit H, which produces MMEVLNVIGYSFFAMAAGLLYMGIGRKVAARLHRRYGPPVWQCYIDVVKCFSRKSISHNFIMDLGSMMGLSGLLGAAMFIPIAGFLPFPSQGPIIVILYLMPIGYLGMAMGVSASGNPLTAIGIGRALTLMIGYEVPFATIVLSFIAAYSSTSLVSLQAAQAGGFANWHMATMPFGFVAALIALMGMLGKKPFDTMIAPSEIASGPMVELSGKFLGLAFLQHATAIFVETGLFVLLFLGGGSNFLEFIAKQAAVYIVMSSLSELWARYRVEQATKFLWISAGSLALVQLVINMIIGRK